A genomic region of Gemmata massiliana contains the following coding sequences:
- a CDS encoding DUF6624 domain-containing protein: MMQRIAVPVVLILAGALQAAPPDAVKEPALREELLSRVKTDQEARMKLINAGNPPPKEILETLKKVDDTNRAWLKGLVEKHGWPGKTLVGVDGAHAAWLLVQHSDADVAFQKKCLELLGAAAKAGEATGTDLAYLTDRVLSAEGKKQRYGTQLEQKNGKLVPRPVEDPDTLDARRKELGLMSMADYVVTAEKMYKLRPAIPVRKPDVEAVVSKLVPAKESDKDVLATVFVKDRDAGVPITKVTAIHKQMGKLVPSAELSDIKEGVKVSLWITDGKAEAVLIFP; the protein is encoded by the coding sequence ATGATGCAACGAATCGCCGTTCCTGTGGTTTTGATCCTCGCCGGGGCACTTCAAGCCGCGCCACCCGATGCGGTCAAGGAGCCGGCACTGCGTGAAGAACTGCTCTCACGGGTGAAGACCGACCAGGAAGCCCGCATGAAGCTGATTAATGCGGGGAACCCGCCCCCGAAGGAGATATTGGAAACACTCAAGAAAGTGGACGACACGAACCGCGCGTGGCTCAAGGGGCTGGTCGAGAAACATGGCTGGCCGGGCAAAACACTGGTGGGCGTGGACGGAGCGCACGCCGCGTGGCTGCTGGTTCAGCACTCCGACGCGGATGTAGCGTTCCAGAAGAAGTGCCTGGAACTGCTCGGCGCTGCGGCGAAGGCGGGTGAGGCTACGGGAACGGACTTGGCGTACCTCACTGATCGCGTCCTGTCGGCCGAGGGTAAGAAACAGCGATATGGCACACAGCTCGAACAGAAGAACGGCAAACTCGTCCCCAGACCCGTGGAAGACCCCGATACCTTGGACGCACGCCGCAAGGAACTCGGGTTGATGTCGATGGCCGATTACGTGGTGACCGCGGAGAAGATGTACAAACTCAGGCCCGCGATCCCGGTCCGCAAACCGGACGTCGAAGCGGTGGTGTCGAAGCTCGTTCCCGCCAAGGAGTCGGACAAGGACGTGCTCGCCACCGTGTTCGTGAAGGACCGCGACGCGGGCGTTCCGATCACTAAGGTGACGGCGATCCACAAACAAATGGGGAAACTCGTCCCATCGGCCGAACTGAGTGACATCAAGGAGGGGGTGAAGGTCAGCCTTTGGATCACGGACGGAAAGGCAGAGGCTGTACTGATATTCCCGTAG
- a CDS encoding RNA polymerase sigma factor, whose product MADTTFDSINLQDCLTRWRSGDREAADELLRATGKRLEKLARRMTRSFPNVRAQADTGDVLQNSTIRLLRSLRTMHPETTRDFFNLAAVHIRRELIDLARRCRGKAWLPFDVPGDSHPPVEPAADAPPDFDLWVRFHEAVDELPVEEREVVGLVFYHGWTQIRIAQLFQVDERTIRRRWSRACERIREIIGDDRV is encoded by the coding sequence ATGGCAGACACCACGTTTGACTCGATCAATCTTCAGGACTGCCTGACCCGGTGGCGCTCGGGGGATCGTGAAGCGGCAGACGAACTACTGCGCGCAACGGGTAAGCGGCTGGAGAAGCTCGCCCGGCGGATGACGCGATCGTTCCCGAACGTTCGTGCGCAGGCGGATACGGGCGACGTGCTGCAGAACAGCACCATTCGACTCCTGCGATCGCTCCGAACGATGCACCCGGAAACGACCCGGGATTTCTTCAACCTCGCCGCGGTCCACATTCGGCGCGAACTAATCGATCTGGCTCGCCGGTGCCGCGGGAAAGCGTGGCTGCCGTTCGATGTGCCCGGTGATTCCCACCCGCCCGTTGAACCGGCCGCGGACGCCCCGCCGGACTTCGACCTATGGGTGCGGTTCCACGAGGCCGTGGACGAACTGCCCGTTGAGGAACGTGAGGTCGTGGGGCTGGTGTTCTACCACGGCTGGACGCAAATTCGGATCGCGCAACTGTTCCAGGTCGACGAGCGCACCATTCGCCGGCGCTGGTCGCGGGCCTGCGAGCGGATTCGTGAGATCATCGGCGACGATCGCGTTTGA
- a CDS encoding efflux RND transporter permease subunit, whose protein sequence is MWIVRLALDRPYTFIVTSLLILVVGMVAIRKMPVDNFPDIDIPVVTVVYLYPGMPPDDVEKRILLVTERVLTASVNDIEHMESQAYTGTGVIRIYFQPKAKIEAATAQVTATCQTVLNNMPPGTTPPYIVRYSATSVPVAQIAVSSDTLTEAELYDFAANFIIQRLGTVQGARVPQPYGGKPRQIMVDLQPDQLYARGLSAADVSTAVNAQNLILPAGTAKIGDTDFNIKVNSSPEVVDAFNQIPVKTVNGAPVYLRDVAQVRDGYAVQTNVVRRDGKRAVLLPILKSEGASTLDVVTRVRAALPGIQAQLPPELKLEILFDQSVFVRESVDGVLKEGAIAAGLTAILILVFLGSWRSTLIIIISIPLSVLCSIVTLWAFGETLNVMTLGGLALAVGILVDDATVEIENVHRNLGMRKPLREAILDGAAQIAVPALVSTLSICIVFVPVVFLTGPAAYLFIPLALAVIFAMLASYFLSRTLVPTLMLFLLGREADQYASGHHESGGFFGRLHARFEHTFECVRQAYRGLLDWALANRGITVVVMLVFAVGSFALIPFIGRDFFPTVDAGQIRLHVRAPVGTRIEETERIFGQIEDVIRKEVPDEERDSIIDNMGVSPFYTNTAYINNELVSVYDGEILVSLKHDHKPTAEHIRRLRQELPKRFPGCTFDFLPADVTGQVLTFGKSAPINVQVVGVRREENLAVAKRLRERLARIPGVVDVRMRQIPDAPELRIDVDRVMASGLNVTQQEAARSLLVSLSSSFQGTPNFWVSPKNGVNYRVAVQTPQGKIDSVDALLSTPVTTSGGVGQPQLLTNLASLRRSESAGLISHYNVQTVYEVCATVQDRDLGGAASEIRSLVEETRGTLPKGSTIAIRGQIESMDESFAGLGFGLLFAVLLVYLLMVVNFQSWIDPFIILTALPGAAGGILWALFSTGTTVSVPALMGGIMTVGVATANSILMVTFANEQRAAGLDGRSAALAAGSTRLRPVLMTAMAMIVGMLPMSLGHGEGGEQNAPLGRAVIGGLSIATMYTLFFVPVMYSLLRRRSSDAASPDASPERSQS, encoded by the coding sequence ATGTGGATCGTTAGGCTCGCCCTTGATCGGCCGTACACGTTTATCGTCACGTCCCTCCTCATTCTCGTGGTCGGGATGGTGGCCATCCGCAAGATGCCCGTGGACAACTTCCCGGACATCGACATCCCGGTTGTTACGGTCGTCTACCTGTACCCCGGGATGCCGCCGGACGACGTGGAGAAGCGCATTCTGCTTGTGACCGAACGGGTGCTCACCGCGTCGGTGAACGACATCGAGCACATGGAGAGCCAGGCGTACACCGGCACCGGGGTGATCCGCATCTACTTCCAGCCGAAAGCCAAGATCGAGGCCGCGACCGCACAAGTCACCGCGACCTGCCAGACCGTTCTGAACAACATGCCGCCCGGCACGACACCGCCGTACATCGTGCGCTACAGCGCGACGAGCGTACCGGTCGCACAGATCGCGGTTTCGAGTGACACACTGACCGAAGCCGAACTGTACGACTTCGCCGCCAACTTCATCATTCAGCGCCTCGGTACCGTGCAAGGCGCGCGGGTGCCGCAGCCCTACGGCGGCAAGCCGCGCCAGATCATGGTGGACCTCCAGCCGGACCAACTCTACGCACGCGGGCTGTCCGCGGCCGACGTCAGCACAGCCGTGAACGCCCAGAACCTCATTCTCCCGGCCGGGACCGCGAAGATCGGTGACACCGACTTCAACATCAAGGTGAACAGCAGCCCGGAAGTCGTGGATGCGTTCAACCAAATTCCAGTGAAGACGGTGAATGGCGCACCGGTGTACCTGCGCGACGTGGCTCAAGTGCGGGACGGGTACGCGGTCCAAACGAACGTGGTCCGGCGCGACGGGAAGCGGGCGGTACTGCTGCCGATCCTCAAGAGCGAGGGGGCGTCCACGCTGGACGTCGTGACCCGCGTGCGCGCGGCCCTGCCGGGGATTCAGGCGCAACTGCCGCCGGAACTGAAGTTGGAAATTCTCTTCGACCAATCGGTGTTCGTCCGCGAATCGGTAGACGGAGTGTTGAAGGAAGGTGCGATTGCTGCGGGGCTGACCGCGATCCTGATCCTGGTCTTCCTCGGGTCGTGGCGCTCGACGCTCATCATCATTATCTCCATTCCGCTGTCGGTCTTATGCTCGATCGTCACGCTGTGGGCGTTCGGCGAAACGCTCAACGTGATGACGCTGGGCGGACTGGCTCTGGCGGTCGGTATCCTGGTGGACGACGCGACGGTCGAAATCGAGAACGTTCACCGCAACCTCGGGATGAGGAAGCCGCTGCGCGAGGCCATTCTCGATGGTGCGGCCCAAATCGCGGTACCGGCCCTCGTCTCGACGCTGTCGATCTGCATCGTGTTCGTCCCGGTCGTGTTCCTCACGGGTCCGGCCGCGTACCTGTTCATTCCGCTCGCGCTGGCCGTGATTTTCGCCATGCTCGCGAGCTACTTCCTGTCGCGGACGCTCGTGCCGACGCTCATGCTGTTCCTGTTGGGCCGCGAGGCCGATCAGTACGCGAGCGGGCACCACGAATCGGGCGGGTTCTTCGGCCGGCTGCACGCCCGGTTCGAGCACACGTTCGAGTGTGTGCGCCAGGCGTACCGCGGACTGCTGGACTGGGCACTCGCGAACCGCGGGATCACAGTCGTGGTCATGCTGGTGTTCGCGGTCGGGTCGTTTGCGCTCATCCCGTTCATCGGGCGCGATTTCTTCCCGACGGTCGACGCGGGCCAGATCCGGCTCCACGTTCGGGCGCCGGTCGGCACGCGCATCGAGGAAACGGAACGCATATTCGGGCAGATCGAAGATGTGATTCGCAAAGAAGTGCCGGACGAGGAACGCGACTCGATCATCGACAACATGGGCGTATCGCCGTTTTACACGAACACAGCGTACATCAACAATGAACTCGTCAGCGTCTACGACGGCGAGATCCTGGTTTCACTCAAGCACGACCACAAGCCCACGGCGGAACACATCCGTCGGTTGCGCCAGGAGCTGCCGAAGCGGTTCCCGGGCTGCACATTCGACTTCCTACCGGCCGACGTGACCGGGCAGGTGCTCACGTTCGGCAAGTCGGCGCCGATCAACGTCCAGGTGGTGGGCGTTCGGCGCGAAGAGAACCTCGCGGTCGCCAAGCGACTCCGGGAGCGGCTCGCTCGCATCCCGGGTGTGGTGGATGTCCGCATGCGGCAAATTCCCGACGCACCAGAACTGCGTATCGACGTAGACCGGGTGATGGCGAGCGGGCTGAACGTGACGCAGCAAGAAGCCGCACGGTCGCTGCTCGTGTCGCTGAGTTCGTCGTTCCAGGGCACGCCGAACTTCTGGGTGAGCCCCAAGAACGGCGTGAACTATCGCGTCGCGGTTCAAACTCCGCAGGGGAAGATCGACTCCGTCGACGCCCTCCTCAGTACGCCGGTTACGACCTCCGGTGGGGTCGGCCAACCGCAACTGTTGACCAACCTGGCCTCGCTACGGCGCTCGGAATCGGCCGGTCTCATCAGCCACTACAACGTGCAGACCGTTTACGAAGTGTGCGCGACCGTTCAGGACCGCGACCTCGGCGGCGCGGCATCCGAGATCCGCTCGCTGGTCGAGGAGACACGCGGAACGCTGCCAAAGGGGAGCACGATCGCGATCCGCGGGCAGATCGAGAGCATGGACGAATCGTTCGCGGGCCTCGGCTTCGGGCTGTTGTTCGCGGTGCTGTTGGTGTACCTGCTCATGGTCGTCAACTTCCAATCGTGGATCGATCCGTTCATCATCCTCACCGCCCTTCCGGGTGCGGCTGGCGGCATCCTCTGGGCGCTGTTCAGCACGGGAACCACGGTCAGCGTCCCGGCCCTGATGGGCGGGATCATGACCGTCGGCGTGGCGACCGCGAACAGCATCCTGATGGTGACGTTCGCCAACGAGCAGCGCGCCGCGGGTCTGGACGGTCGCAGTGCCGCACTCGCCGCCGGTTCCACCCGCCTGCGACCCGTGCTCATGACCGCGATGGCGATGATCGTCGGGATGCTGCCAATGTCCCTGGGCCACGGCGAGGGCGGCGAACAAAACGCCCCTCTCGGCCGGGCCGTGATCGGCGGGTTGAGCATCGCAACAATGTACACCCTGTTCTTCGTGCCCGTTATGTACAGTCTGCTTCGCCGCCGGTCGAGCGACGCGGCGAGCCCTGATGCCAGCCCCGAAAGGAGCCAGTCATGA
- the selB gene encoding selenocysteine-specific translation elongation factor yields the protein MPRDLILGTAGHIDHGKTSLVKVLTGIDCDRLPEEKARGITIDIGFANLDLGDVRLGIVDVPGHERFVKNMLAGATGIDLALLVVAADDSVMPQTREHLEILKLLGIRNGLIALTKADLVDETTRDVVGLELRELVRGSFLEDAPIIPTSAHTGLGITELKDALREMCLRVGSEEPNPLTPFPKKEGGTEPKTVLSPSPCSGPREAPLTGPESKQGGVGEGLQPQPTPPSPLPEGKGEQARDPAVFEATSADNSFSPFPSGRGDGGVGSSPPSANAHRGGSSWFRLPIDRSFVVQGHGTVVTGSVVSGSIAVGDELEWHRGDGTTDLVRVRGLNNHGRPATEVHRGQRAAVNLAGVPHEQVRRGQELARPDYLLPSKVVTVRLFASAEGRHGIKHRLPVRLHVGTSEVMATVSLLDCDTIDPGQWGLAQLFLSEPVTTVWGQPFVLRDSSAEHTLGGGQVVQPTAAKVRRRHIEAIEQIEKLWSDELQTRALAVAWFAGTQGFEPDDLVRSAGVEPNQIEGLVSQLTTSGKLTELAFASNRRLLIHTERVTQLEARVLDTLGTMHAENPLMTTHDRQKVLARLDFVGDEQLLQAIADRLLRTKKVVGDTRRIARADFKPKLSANQRKLKDKIVEAHVSAGFAPPEPKEFANQAGGNATALKDIFEVACAEGFLVRVTDEIYLSAKAETEMRRRVTQRLQTGPGATVAEIRDLLGTTRKFAVPVCEYLDRVGLTKRAGDLRVLAEPAATG from the coding sequence ATGCCACGCGACCTCATCCTCGGCACGGCCGGGCACATCGATCACGGAAAAACGTCACTCGTGAAGGTGCTCACCGGGATTGATTGTGATCGGCTTCCGGAAGAAAAGGCACGCGGAATCACCATCGACATCGGGTTCGCGAACCTCGACCTCGGCGACGTCCGGCTCGGTATCGTGGACGTGCCCGGCCACGAGCGGTTCGTGAAGAACATGCTCGCGGGTGCGACCGGCATCGACCTCGCGCTCTTAGTGGTTGCGGCCGACGATTCGGTCATGCCGCAAACGCGCGAGCACCTCGAAATCCTCAAACTCCTGGGCATCCGAAACGGCCTCATCGCGCTCACGAAGGCCGATTTGGTCGATGAAACGACACGCGACGTGGTCGGACTCGAACTTCGCGAACTCGTGCGCGGGTCGTTCCTCGAAGACGCGCCGATCATCCCCACCTCCGCGCACACGGGCTTGGGGATCACAGAGCTGAAAGACGCGCTGCGCGAGATGTGTCTGCGTGTGGGAAGCGAAGAACCTAACCCCCTAACCCCCTTCCCTAAAAAGGAAGGGGGAACAGAACCAAAGACGGTTTTAAGCCCCTCTCCGTGCTCCGGCCCGCGAGAAGCTCCGCTGACAGGGCCGGAGAGCAAGCAGGGAGGGGTTGGGGAGGGGTTACAGCCACAACCTACCCCCCCATCCCCCCTCCCTGAAGGGAAGGGGGAGCAGGCGCGCGATCCCGCTGTGTTTGAGGCTACGTCGGCGGACAATTCTTTCTCCCCCTTCCCTTCAGGGAGGGGGGATGGGGGGGTAGGTTCTTCGCCCCCCTCAGCGAACGCACACAGAGGCGGTTCCTCCTGGTTTCGGCTCCCCATTGATCGCTCGTTTGTGGTCCAGGGGCACGGCACGGTCGTGACCGGTTCAGTCGTATCCGGTTCGATCGCAGTCGGCGACGAACTGGAATGGCACCGCGGAGACGGAACGACGGATCTCGTCCGCGTGCGGGGGCTGAACAACCACGGCCGCCCCGCGACCGAAGTACATCGCGGACAACGCGCGGCCGTGAATCTCGCCGGAGTGCCGCACGAACAGGTGCGCCGCGGACAGGAACTCGCTCGGCCCGATTACCTCCTGCCAAGCAAGGTGGTCACCGTCCGACTGTTCGCGTCGGCCGAAGGTAGGCACGGCATCAAACACCGCCTGCCGGTGCGGTTACACGTCGGGACCTCGGAGGTCATGGCGACCGTGTCGCTTCTCGACTGCGACACAATTGATCCGGGACAATGGGGGCTCGCACAACTATTCCTCTCGGAGCCGGTCACAACGGTTTGGGGGCAACCGTTCGTGCTACGCGACTCGTCCGCGGAGCACACCCTGGGCGGTGGGCAAGTTGTTCAGCCGACTGCGGCCAAAGTGCGCCGCAGACACATCGAAGCCATCGAACAGATTGAAAAGCTGTGGTCCGACGAGCTCCAAACACGGGCACTCGCGGTCGCGTGGTTCGCGGGTACACAGGGATTTGAACCGGACGATCTTGTGCGGTCGGCCGGCGTTGAACCCAATCAAATCGAAGGACTTGTTTCGCAACTCACAACAAGTGGGAAACTCACGGAACTCGCGTTCGCGTCGAACCGTCGGCTTCTGATCCACACCGAGCGCGTCACGCAGTTGGAAGCGCGCGTACTCGACACACTCGGCACGATGCACGCCGAGAACCCGCTAATGACGACGCACGACCGACAAAAAGTGCTCGCCCGGCTCGACTTCGTCGGCGACGAACAGCTCCTTCAAGCGATCGCGGACCGACTCCTTCGCACGAAGAAGGTTGTGGGAGACACGCGCCGAATCGCTCGGGCCGATTTCAAACCCAAGCTCAGTGCGAACCAGCGCAAATTGAAAGACAAAATTGTTGAAGCCCACGTCAGCGCGGGCTTCGCACCACCAGAACCCAAAGAGTTTGCGAACCAAGCGGGCGGGAACGCGACCGCGCTCAAAGACATTTTCGAGGTCGCGTGTGCAGAAGGGTTCCTGGTGCGTGTAACGGACGAGATCTACCTATCGGCCAAAGCCGAAACCGAAATGCGGCGCCGCGTCACTCAGCGCTTACAGACCGGCCCGGGTGCGACCGTCGCAGAAATCCGCGACCTGCTCGGCACGACGCGGAAGTTCGCTGTGCCGGTGTGCGAATACTTGGACCGTGTCGGGCTCACGAAGCGCGCGGGAGATCTGCGTGTTTTGGCGGAACCGGCCGCAACGGGGTGA
- a CDS encoding CPBP family intramembrane glutamic endopeptidase: MTLYLMSRSGESWEHFGVAPVRAIDAPFAFVILTASIFIWRLIPDFGFPEKPLAHDYFPRPRNTADHAMMVLKYGFGACAEEIVTRAYLITRLTTLLKSRGEAVFVAAILFASYHVYQGLQGFIDVFVFGVMYGVIFLGIGRVWPLVLAHALYNVRLELMLS, encoded by the coding sequence GTGACCCTCTATTTGATGAGCCGGAGCGGGGAGTCGTGGGAGCATTTCGGTGTCGCACCGGTCCGCGCGATTGATGCGCCGTTCGCGTTCGTCATTCTCACCGCATCGATATTCATTTGGCGCCTGATACCAGACTTCGGATTTCCAGAGAAACCACTCGCACACGACTACTTCCCGCGCCCGCGCAACACGGCTGATCACGCGATGATGGTGCTGAAATACGGCTTCGGTGCGTGTGCCGAGGAGATCGTGACTCGTGCGTACCTGATTACTCGCTTAACGACATTGTTGAAATCGCGCGGAGAGGCCGTGTTCGTGGCTGCGATCTTGTTCGCCTCGTACCACGTGTATCAGGGGCTGCAAGGGTTCATTGACGTGTTCGTATTCGGCGTGATGTACGGGGTTATCTTCTTGGGTATCGGGCGCGTGTGGCCGTTGGTTTTGGCCCACGCGCTTTACAACGTCCGGTTGGAACTGATGCTCAGTTAG
- a CDS encoding GntR family transcriptional regulator, with amino-acid sequence MAVKKASVRDQVRRTLTERILAGHYQPGERLIELQIARELGTSQGSVREALRELEATHLVETTPHRGTRVRIVGVPEIREAYAARGLLEQAAATTAAAAFVNGVEELRIEVACILRAADAKDYPDQAAHVYTLHRMIVAASGNATLLRLWESLAFETWVRIRLGWGEINRKVAETSYARILAALERGDGVAAGQLLREHAEAFAPPAEPVPANSGA; translated from the coding sequence ATGGCCGTGAAAAAGGCGAGCGTTCGGGATCAGGTGCGCCGAACCTTGACGGAACGCATTCTGGCCGGTCACTACCAGCCGGGCGAGCGGCTCATTGAGCTTCAAATTGCCCGGGAACTGGGCACGAGTCAGGGATCGGTCCGCGAAGCTCTGCGCGAACTGGAAGCGACCCATCTGGTAGAAACCACGCCCCATCGCGGCACGCGGGTCCGAATCGTGGGTGTCCCGGAGATCCGCGAAGCGTATGCCGCACGTGGATTATTAGAGCAGGCGGCTGCGACAACTGCGGCTGCGGCGTTCGTGAACGGCGTTGAAGAACTGCGTATCGAGGTCGCGTGCATTCTTCGGGCGGCGGATGCGAAGGATTATCCGGACCAAGCGGCCCACGTTTACACGCTCCACCGAATGATCGTCGCGGCCTCTGGGAACGCGACGCTTCTTCGTCTATGGGAATCACTTGCGTTCGAGACGTGGGTGCGCATCCGGCTCGGATGGGGCGAGATTAACCGTAAAGTGGCCGAAACGTCTTATGCTCGGATTCTCGCGGCTCTGGAACGCGGCGACGGTGTCGCTGCCGGTCAACTCCTCCGGGAGCACGCAGAAGCCTTTGCACCTCCGGCAGAACCAGTTCCCGCGAACAGCGGTGCATAA
- a CDS encoding SIS domain-containing protein — MLGSTLNPKQFLSRVAEELGRIDPAEIQKLSDLVHERYVAGRFVFVIGNGGSGSNASHFCEDMGKGTLARKFFDDDTKKRLKVLSLTDNTPYILAWGNDEGFDRVFSEQLKNLAGPGDLLIAISGSGNSPNILRAVEWANAHGLTTYGCTGFSGGKLRGLAHFGLHVPLDDMGIVESIHLTAFHWVVDDTYRRISM; from the coding sequence ATGCTTGGCTCGACGCTCAATCCGAAGCAGTTCCTCTCCCGCGTAGCCGAAGAACTGGGCCGCATCGATCCGGCCGAGATTCAGAAGCTCTCCGATCTGGTTCACGAGCGGTACGTTGCGGGGCGGTTCGTGTTCGTGATCGGTAACGGCGGGAGCGGGTCGAACGCTTCGCACTTCTGTGAAGACATGGGGAAGGGCACACTCGCGCGCAAGTTCTTCGACGACGACACGAAAAAGCGGCTGAAGGTGCTGAGCCTGACCGACAACACGCCATACATTCTGGCTTGGGGCAACGACGAGGGCTTCGATCGCGTGTTCTCGGAGCAGTTGAAGAACCTCGCCGGCCCCGGGGATTTGCTGATCGCGATCAGCGGGAGCGGGAACAGCCCGAACATCCTGCGCGCGGTCGAGTGGGCCAACGCTCACGGACTCACCACATACGGCTGCACGGGCTTTTCGGGCGGAAAGCTCCGCGGGCTGGCCCACTTCGGGCTCCACGTACCGCTCGACGACATGGGCATCGTCGAATCGATCCACCTGACCGCATTCCACTGGGTCGTGGACGACACCTATCGCCGGATCAGCATGTGA
- a CDS encoding AAA family ATPase, giving the protein MPNAEHSFLLNFQKVTPVPDAPADRLRHSATDRLKARFVGRDEVIDLIALAVVAGEHLFLFGPPGTAKSLLVREFAGAVHCRYFEYLLTRFSEPTELFGPVDLARLREGVVATVTTGMLPEAEFAFLDELFNANSAILNNLLTVLNERVYRRGAETHRLPLLSAFAASNHLPEDDALQALFDRFLLRCKVDALPRTQLPALLAAGWAIERNGKPTADRSDALTADDLHAMGQFVKDVVLEPILETYADAVEKVRDLGVTLSDRRAVKVLKLVAASAVMCGRATANVSDLWVLRYVWDRVEQIGPLGSLVSGILDHASKADAPHPRAAQPEAVDVEALAAELTEAERELALGPKLVEIARLRERVQAVADRASWATDATGRGHLLTQAGALLKRLG; this is encoded by the coding sequence TTGCCGAACGCGGAACACAGCTTCCTGTTGAACTTCCAAAAGGTGACGCCCGTGCCTGATGCGCCCGCCGACCGCCTCCGCCACTCGGCAACCGATCGACTCAAAGCGCGATTCGTGGGGCGCGACGAGGTGATCGACCTCATCGCTCTGGCGGTCGTTGCGGGCGAACACCTATTTCTGTTCGGCCCACCGGGAACCGCGAAGTCGCTCCTCGTTCGCGAGTTCGCCGGAGCCGTTCACTGTCGCTACTTCGAGTACCTTCTCACGCGGTTCTCCGAACCCACGGAACTGTTCGGCCCCGTTGACTTGGCCCGGCTGCGAGAGGGTGTGGTCGCCACCGTCACCACCGGGATGCTTCCCGAGGCCGAGTTCGCGTTCCTGGACGAACTCTTCAACGCGAACAGTGCGATCCTGAACAACCTGCTCACGGTGCTCAACGAGCGCGTGTACCGGCGCGGCGCAGAAACTCACCGGTTGCCGCTGTTGAGTGCGTTCGCGGCATCCAATCACCTACCGGAAGACGACGCCCTTCAAGCTCTGTTCGACCGGTTCTTGCTCCGGTGCAAAGTAGACGCCCTCCCTCGCACACAACTACCCGCACTACTCGCCGCGGGATGGGCAATCGAGCGCAACGGGAAGCCCACCGCTGACAGAAGCGACGCCCTGACCGCGGACGACCTGCACGCAATGGGCCAGTTCGTCAAAGACGTGGTCCTCGAACCGATACTGGAAACCTACGCCGACGCGGTCGAGAAGGTGCGCGACCTCGGTGTCACGCTTTCCGACCGGCGTGCGGTGAAGGTGCTAAAACTGGTCGCGGCATCGGCGGTGATGTGCGGGCGCGCGACGGCTAACGTATCGGATCTGTGGGTGCTCCGGTACGTGTGGGACCGGGTGGAACAAATTGGACCACTCGGATCGCTGGTGTCCGGCATCCTCGATCACGCCAGTAAAGCAGATGCCCCTCACCCGCGTGCGGCCCAACCCGAAGCGGTCGATGTCGAGGCACTCGCTGCGGAACTGACCGAGGCCGAGCGCGAACTTGCGCTCGGACCGAAGCTCGTGGAAATCGCGCGCCTGCGCGAGCGCGTTCAAGCCGTAGCAGACCGCGCGTCGTGGGCGACCGATGCGACCGGCCGGGGTCACCTTCTGACCCAAGCGGGCGCTCTCCTGAAGAGGCTCGGATGA